The DNA region GCCTTTTAATGAAATTTGGTATTTTCTTAAACCAAGATGAGGCAAAAGCTGCACAAACTCCATTTAAATCATACTTTTCACCAATATCAACAACATCATAAATATAATCCAAACTTCCATCCTTTTGAGTATTTGTAACTATTGCATGATTTCTTATAAGTTTTGCTTTTGAAGCAATTTTTTCATCATTTGTTGTGAAAAATCCAGCTGTTGCAACTGCTTTTTTAAATTGTGGATTTAGCTGAAAAGTTGAGATAAATGAGTCATTTATAGAGCCTATTTTTGTATTATTATACATAGCTCCTACGCCATTACTTGCATCATCTATGACTTTTAAATCAAATTTCTTAGCAAGTTCATAAATGCTGTTTAAATCAGCACTTTGACCTGCGATATGAGATACAAAAATAGCTTTTAATTTTTTATGATTGTGTTTTTGCAAAAGAGCTTCTAAACTCTCAATATTTATATTAAAATCAGACTCATTAATATCTGTAAAAATCGGCTCTGCATCAAAATGTCTTATAACTTCAGCTGTTCCTGGGAATGAATTTACAGAGCAAATTATTTTATCTGCTCTTTTTATATCCATAGCTCTTAAAGCAAGGTGTTGAGCAGTTGTGCCGTTGTTTGTAGAAATAGCGTATTTGGAGTTAAAAAAATTTGTAACTTCATTTTCAAAAACTAGTGCCGCATCAAGTGTTGGATCATCTAAAATTTGATTTATACTACTTTTTTCATCGTCTGTAATTTGTGGTCTAAAAAATGGTATTTGCACTACTTTTCCTTATATTTGCAATTTTTGGCATACGCCTTTTAAAGCTATTTTGTTCTATTTTAGAAGTTATAAATTTAACTAAATTCTCATCAAAAATCTCACAAAGTTCTTTAAAGCTTAATCCATCATCATAAATTTTTTTAAGTACCTTATCCAAGGTTTCATAATCATACCCAAGATCTTGTTCATCACTTTGACCTTCAAAAAGATCAGCTGATGGTTTTTTAGAAATGATTTTTTCATCTATTTTTAAAAATTTGGCAAATTCAAAAATTTCAGTTTTAAAAATTTCTCCAATAGGGTTAAATGCACACGCCAAATCACCAAAAATAGTTCCATATCCAAGCATTAACTCACTTAAATTTGAAGTTCCTACAACAACAGCATCAAGTTCTTCGCTAAGATCATATAAAACCATCATTCTAATTCTAGCAGATAAATTTCCAATTCTATGAGTAGAGATTTTTTTATTTAAAAAGATTTTTTCATAGGTTTTTATTAGATTGTCAATCGAGCAAATTTCATAATTTATATCAAATTTTTTGCAGTGATTTATCGCATCATCTAAATTTGCTTGATTTGATGAGTTTGTGGGCATTATTTTTGCATAAGTTGGAGCTACTTTTTTACAAAGCACAGAAACAACAGCTGAATCAAGCCCGCCACTAACTCCTAAAATAAAATTTTTCCTACCTGTGGTTTTTAGGTTTTTGTCTAAAAAAATCAATAAATCTTTTTCTAATTTTTTAAAATCCATAGTTTTTCCAAAATAAATAATGTTGTATTTTATCATAGTTTTGTTAAAATATGACTTTAAAGCATAACGACAATTGCATTTAAAATTTTTAATAAAACATAAAAAATAATAAAAATTATAAAGGAAAAAATGTGATAAAAATAGAAAATTTCGATGAGGATATATTTGATAAAATTTATGTTTTTGGAGATCTTCATGGAAATTATGATCTATTTATTAAAATGCTTGAAAAGATAAAATTTACAAAAGATGATTTAATTGTGATTTTAGGCGATAGTTGTGATAGAGGCAATAAAACTGCTGATTTATACTATAAATATAAAGAGCTTATGGAAAATAGATATACAATAAAACATATCCTTGGAAATCATGAAATTATGATGTATAAAGGTGGTTTTTGTAATGATATAGCAGTAAAAAGAATTTGGAGATTAAGCGGTGGTAAAAATACAGAGTTATCTTTTAGAAAATATCCTAAATTTAAAAGTGTTTGGCATGGATTGAATGGCGAAGAAAGTTTAAAATGGCTAAAAGAGTGGCTTGAGAAAATGCCTCATATTTTAATCTCACAAAGTTATATTTTTGTTCATGCTGGATATGATGGGCGAGTTGTTGAACAAAATGAGGATTTTGTGCTTTGGAGTAGGGAAAATTTTTGGGATTATAATACTACCGGTAAGGAAATCTATCATGGACATACGCCAAGTGTAATAAATCAAATTCACAAACGACCTAATAATGTTTATAGTATGGATGTTAGAGCTAACTTTTGTAAAAATTTAAAAATACTTGAAATTAAAAGCAAGACCGAGTTTGAGGTTGAAATTTAAGTTTTAAAATAAAACAAAACTAGATAAATTTACCAAATTTACCATAATTTAAAAAATAAAAGCTAGAATTTGAAATTATTTCTTTTAAGGAGATTTATGTATTTATTTACATCAGAAGTTGTAAGTCCTGGTCATCCTGATAAATGCGCTGATATTATAGCTGATAGCATTGTAGATGAGGTTTTAGGAAAAGATAAAGATGCAAGACTTGCAAGTGAGGTTTTCGTTGCAGGAAACCATATAGTAATAGGCGGTGAAGTTAAATCAAAAGTAAAATTTAGTCAAAGTGATTATGAAAATATTGTAAAAAATGCACTTTTAAACATAGGTTATAGTGCAAATCCACACTTTACAAAAGAGCAGTGTCTTCACCTAGATGATATTGAAGTTCATGTATTTTTAAACGAACAAAGTCCTGATATAAGTACTGGAGTTGATCAAAGCTCAGGCGAAATAGGAGCTGGAGACCAAGGTATAATGTTTGGTTTTGCAAGCAATGAAACAAAAGAATTTATGCCAGCGGCTATCACTTACGCAAGACTTTTATGCGATAAAGTTTATGAATATGCAAAAGCTCACCCTCATGAGCTTGGAGTTGATATAAAAACTCAAGTAACGCTTGATTACGGTTCAAAAGATAATTTTGAAAACTGCAAACCTTTAAAGATACATACTATTGTGGTTTCAGCTCCGTGTGTTGAGAGTATGAGTATTGAAAAAGTTAGAGAGCTAATAGGTGGCTTGATCGATGAAGCAGGGCTTCCAAAAGAGCTTTTTAATAAAGATGAAACTATAATTTATATAAATCCAACAGGTAGATATGTAAATCATTCAAGCCTTCATGATAGCGGACTAACTGGTAGAAAACTTATAGTTGATAGTTTTGGTGGATATTCGCCAATCGGTGGTGGAGCACAATCTAGTAAAGATTACACAAAGGTTGATAGAAGTGGACTTTATGCTGCAAGATGGATTGCAAAGCATATAGTTGCTGCAAATTTGGCAAAAAAATGTATCGTTCAACTGAGCTATGCTATTGGTGTGGCCAGACCAGTTTCAGTTAGTGTTGATTGTATGGGAACACATATAAAAGGCGTTGATGATGAAATTTTATCAAATTTTGTATTGGAAAATTTCCCTCTAACCCCAAAGTGGATAACTGATAAATTTGAACTTGATAGACCTAGTAAAGATACTTTTTTATACGCAAATGTTGCAGCTCATGGACAAGTTGGAAACCCAGACTATCCATGGGAAAAACTTGATAGCTTAGAGTTTTTTAAAAATATATTAAAATAAAACTTTATCTTTAAAATTCATAATTTAAATCCAGACTTTTTAGTTTGGATTTAAATTTTACGCTTTAATTAAGCTCTTTTATTATAAAATAACACTTCATTAAAAATTATGTTAAAATTTAAGAAAATATTTTAAAAAGGTGGCTTCTATGAATAAAATTTTTAGATTATTGTTTGTATTTTCATTTTTCTTGCTTAGTGTTTTATCAGGTAAAGAAATAATTGATATGAGAGGAAAAAAGGTTACTATAAAAGAACCTTTACAAAGCGTTGCAACTATTAGCGATGGTTTTGTAGAAGGTGTTATGACACACTTAGGCGTTATTGATAAAGTTAAAGTTATTGGGTCTTGGAGTTTAAAAAGAGACTATAAATATGACTTTACAACCACAAAAGGCGAAAAATATAGTTTAAGTGGCTTAAATACTATGAAATATTTGCATCCTTGGC from Campylobacter ureolyticus includes:
- a CDS encoding DegT/DnrJ/EryC1/StrS family aminotransferase translates to MQIPFFRPQITDDEKSSINQILDDPTLDAALVFENEVTNFFNSKYAISTNNGTTAQHLALRAMDIKRADKIICSVNSFPGTAEVIRHFDAEPIFTDINESDFNINIESLEALLQKHNHKKLKAIFVSHIAGQSADLNSIYELAKKFDLKVIDDASNGVGAMYNNTKIGSINDSFISTFQLNPQFKKAVATAGFFTTNDEKIASKAKLIRNHAIVTNTQKDGSLDYIYDVVDIGEKYDLNGVCAAFASSWFKKIPNFIKRRKEIAQIYNDELKNCPHITTPVAKKDHIYTQYIIKIDRNRDDFARKLKEAGVNVSLHYIPLYLLSYYKQKYGHKVNDFPIALKTYQQILSLPIYADLSDEEAHYVCEKVKFVASKHV
- a CDS encoding NAD+ synthase, whose product is MDFKKLEKDLLIFLDKNLKTTGRKNFILGVSGGLDSAVVSVLCKKVAPTYAKIMPTNSSNQANLDDAINHCKKFDINYEICSIDNLIKTYEKIFLNKKISTHRIGNLSARIRMMVLYDLSEELDAVVVGTSNLSELMLGYGTIFGDLACAFNPIGEIFKTEIFEFAKFLKIDEKIISKKPSADLFEGQSDEQDLGYDYETLDKVLKKIYDDGLSFKELCEIFDENLVKFITSKIEQNSFKRRMPKIANIRKSSANTIF
- a CDS encoding metallophosphoesterase — translated: MIKIENFDEDIFDKIYVFGDLHGNYDLFIKMLEKIKFTKDDLIVILGDSCDRGNKTADLYYKYKELMENRYTIKHILGNHEIMMYKGGFCNDIAVKRIWRLSGGKNTELSFRKYPKFKSVWHGLNGEESLKWLKEWLEKMPHILISQSYIFVHAGYDGRVVEQNEDFVLWSRENFWDYNTTGKEIYHGHTPSVINQIHKRPNNVYSMDVRANFCKNLKILEIKSKTEFEVEI
- the metK gene encoding methionine adenosyltransferase gives rise to the protein MYLFTSEVVSPGHPDKCADIIADSIVDEVLGKDKDARLASEVFVAGNHIVIGGEVKSKVKFSQSDYENIVKNALLNIGYSANPHFTKEQCLHLDDIEVHVFLNEQSPDISTGVDQSSGEIGAGDQGIMFGFASNETKEFMPAAITYARLLCDKVYEYAKAHPHELGVDIKTQVTLDYGSKDNFENCKPLKIHTIVVSAPCVESMSIEKVRELIGGLIDEAGLPKELFNKDETIIYINPTGRYVNHSSLHDSGLTGRKLIVDSFGGYSPIGGGAQSSKDYTKVDRSGLYAARWIAKHIVAANLAKKCIVQLSYAIGVARPVSVSVDCMGTHIKGVDDEILSNFVLENFPLTPKWITDKFELDRPSKDTFLYANVAAHGQVGNPDYPWEKLDSLEFFKNILK